GGTTCTTCGTTCCGCCCACCGTCGGCACGACATTAACCTCGTCCACCGGCCGGTCGCAGTAGCGCGTCCGGCCCGCGATGCGCTCCTTGATGCCCAGCGCGAACAGGGTCTCCGTCACGCTCGGCACCAGCGAGACAATGCGCGCCGCGGGGGCGCTGAGTGCCACTTCTTTTCCTGCGTCGTCGGTGAGGGTGATCATCCCCGAAGTCTACCCAACAAAAAGCCGCCGCGCGGCCAAAAAAGAGGCGCGGCCTTCCCCGGCCGCGCCTCTCCCCCTGGCCCCTCTTCCCGCAGCGTGTCAGTCGTCCTGCTCCATCATGTCGACGGCGCTCTGGATGACGTCGTGCTGCGGGAGATTGGTCTCGTCGTAATGCTTTTTCTCACCGGCCGCTTCGGCCCGGTCAATCTTCTTGTAGAGCCCCACGCGAAGGAGCTTCATGATGCGGGTGATCTCGTCGGTGATCGTCTGCGTGGCGGTGTTGATCTTGAGAACGGCAGCGTAGTTACGGTTGGCTGCGATTGCCGGATTCTTCTCGCCGAGCTGGGCGAAACGACGCTGGGCTTCCCTGAAGCGCTTGCCCTCGGGATCCATGATCGCCTGCACGCGCCCGAACAGGTCGCTGAGCGCGACCGTGGCCCAGGCCATGCCGGAGATCAGGGTGGGATCGCTCATCGTCTTGAGGAAGCCCCGCACCCCCATGGGCTCGGTTTCCACGTCGCCATATTTCTCGCACAGGTAGAAATCCATGGCGATATGGCGCGACTCGTCCTGATTGACCTTCTCGATAACAGCGCGGCTGAGCGGATCGTCGATGTAATCGTTGACCGAGCGAAGCAGCGCCACGTCGAGCACCAGCTCCCCGGCGGTCACCATCGCCGAGGCAAATTCGGGGCTGATGTCCTTGATCATCGTGCTCATCGAGCGCACGAAACGAACAAGGTTCCGGTCAGGGGTGTAGATCTTGTAGTTGTTCTGGTTGAAGTAGTTTGAGAGCCGGAACATCGCCTCGGCGTGCCGGACCTCGTCATCGTAGAAGGTCTTGAAGATCTCGCGCTCGAGCGGGCTGTCGGCCTTTTTCGAGAATTCCAGGAAGGCCAGCGCTGCGATGCGCTCGACATAAATCAGGTTGGTAAACTGATTGCAGGCCTCGACTTCGTCAAAGCGCGAAAGTGGCGCGGGCTTTGCGTGCCAGTCGAAGGCATCGA
This is a stretch of genomic DNA from Chrysiogenia bacterium. It encodes these proteins:
- a CDS encoding ferritin-like domain-containing protein; its protein translation is MALNLERMLERCQGGQWDIDAFDWHAKPAPLSRFDEVEACNQFTNLIYVERIAALAFLEFSKKADSPLEREIFKTFYDDEVRHAEAMFRLSNYFNQNNYKIYTPDRNLVRFVRSMSTMIKDISPEFASAMVTAGELVLDVALLRSVNDYIDDPLSRAVIEKVNQDESRHIAMDFYLCEKYGDVETEPMGVRGFLKTMSDPTLISGMAWATVALSDLFGRVQAIMDPEGKRFREAQRRFAQLGEKNPAIAANRNYAAVLKINTATQTITDEITRIMKLLRVGLYKKIDRAEAAGEKKHYDETNLPQHDVIQSAVDMMEQDD